Proteins encoded in a region of the Haloarcula litorea genome:
- a CDS encoding FAD-dependent monooxygenase → MTRDERDGRAGDATGSDAREPATTTRPEQREADQNWLLGPGVDREHRDRQILVVGDTTVGRTLTLLLQRAGYDPLLVRDAGRSAESRTTFLCPPACRALRSLGLTPTLTDEGVPIRRVSVRRDTPGSRQETTLSAPAESGAARPVAIETRDLGDALAEQLPNRQRCTDRALAAVSTGDDGLAIEFEDGIREWFDVLVDTSGDGLARQFAADRSPEQEPLVQYETSVAAETLPSNQLRETWRPSALVQVVPTSEDSTAILRLTAPRATLPSSDEDEAIRTFVEETTAELATGPVSVDDFERATTVRQVRQPDEHAHSAWWGTGLISVCGPACPTAPASEFTTWFGIESALALVSELTGADRPASDVIETYSTRRLRRFRSLRQTLREVRRDHEYPVPDSAPEPLDTIGEFRQLTLSRFLDERLRSLQRDGFG, encoded by the coding sequence ATGACCCGTGACGAGCGGGACGGGAGAGCGGGCGACGCGACAGGCAGCGATGCGCGAGAACCAGCGACCACGACGAGGCCCGAGCAGCGAGAGGCGGACCAGAACTGGCTCCTCGGACCCGGCGTGGACCGGGAGCACCGGGACAGACAGATCCTCGTGGTCGGCGATACCACCGTCGGACGGACCCTCACGCTCCTGCTCCAGCGTGCGGGCTACGATCCGCTGCTCGTGCGCGACGCCGGGCGATCAGCCGAGTCCCGCACGACATTCCTCTGTCCGCCGGCGTGCCGAGCCTTGCGTTCCCTCGGTCTCACCCCCACCCTGACCGACGAGGGTGTACCGATCCGGCGTGTGTCGGTCCGGCGAGACACACCCGGAAGCCGGCAGGAGACGACGCTGTCGGCACCGGCCGAATCGGGCGCTGCTCGACCCGTCGCGATCGAGACACGGGACCTCGGGGACGCCCTCGCGGAACAGCTGCCGAACCGACAGCGGTGTACCGACCGCGCTCTCGCCGCTGTCTCCACCGGAGACGACGGACTCGCGATCGAATTCGAGGACGGCATCCGCGAGTGGTTCGACGTACTGGTCGACACGAGCGGTGACGGCCTGGCCCGTCAGTTCGCGGCCGACCGGTCACCGGAGCAGGAACCGCTGGTCCAGTACGAGACGTCGGTGGCGGCCGAGACGCTGCCGTCGAACCAGCTCCGGGAGACCTGGCGGCCGTCCGCGCTCGTCCAGGTGGTCCCCACGTCGGAGGACTCGACGGCCATTCTCCGTCTCACGGCCCCACGTGCCACGCTCCCGTCCAGCGACGAAGACGAGGCGATCCGCACGTTCGTCGAAGAGACGACCGCGGAACTCGCGACCGGTCCCGTCTCCGTAGACGACTTCGAGCGGGCGACGACCGTTCGACAGGTTCGGCAGCCGGACGAACACGCTCACAGCGCGTGGTGGGGAACCGGTCTGATATCGGTCTGTGGGCCGGCCTGCCCGACCGCACCCGCAAGCGAGTTCACCACGTGGTTCGGTATCGAGAGTGCACTCGCTCTCGTCTCGGAACTGACGGGGGCGGATCGGCCGGCCTCGGACGTGATCGAGACGTACTCGACGCGCCGGCTACGTCGCTTCAGGTCGCTTCGTCAGACACTCCGCGAAGTGCGACGGGACCACGAGTATCCGGTTCCGGACTCGGCACCGGAACCGCTCGACACTATCGGTGAGTTCCGACAGTTGACACTGAGTCGATTTCTCGACGAACGGTTGCGGTCCCTCCAACGGGACGGGTTCGGATAG